The window AGACCAGGACCTCCACCAAACTGACGCTGCGTCTGCTCGCGCTCGGGTACCTCGGGATCCTGCTCGCGGTGCCGCTGGGCATGATCTTCTGGCGCACGTTCGAGAACGGCTTCGGCCCGTTCTGGGACTCCGTCACGACGCCCGCGTGCCAGTCGGCGATCCAGCTCTCGCTGCTGATCGTGGCGATCGTCGTGCCGATCAACGTCGTGTTCGGCGTGATCACCGCCCTGGCCCTGGCCCGCGGGAAGTTCCCGGGCCGCGGCATCGTCCAGGCGATCGTCGACCTGCCGTTCGCGGTCTCGCCGGTCGTCGTCGGTGTCTCGCTGATCCTGCTCTGGGGTGTCAACGGCTGGTTCGGCGCGCTCGCCGAGAACGGCTTCCGGATCATCTTCTCGCTGCCCGGCATGATCCTGGCGACGATCTTCGTGACGCTGCCGTTCGTCGTGCGCGAGGTCGAGCCCGTGCTGCACGAGATCGGCGACGAGCAGGAACAGGCCGCCGCCACCCTCGGGGCCTCGCGCTGGCAGACGTTCTGGCGCATCACGCTGCCGGCCATCCGCTGGGGCCTGGTCTACGGCGTCGTGCTCACCGTCGCGCGTTCGCTGGGGGAGTTCGGTGCGCTGACGGTCGTCGCGGGCGGCGTCCCCGGGGAGTCGCAGACGCTGACGCTGCTCGTGCACGCCCGCTACACCGACGACCGCAACACGTTCGGGGCGTACTCGGCCGCGACCGTGCTGATGGGTCTGGCCCTGCTCACCCTGCTCCTGATGACCCTCGTCAACCGCCGGAGGACGAAGCAGTGATCACCGTCTCCAACGTCACCAAGTTCTACTCGGACTTCAAGGCCCTCGACGACGTCTCGCTCGTCGTCCCGGACGGGTCGCTGACCGCGCTGCTCGGGCCGTCGGGCTCGGGCAAGACGTCGCTGCTGCGCGTCATCGCGGGGCTCGAGGAGCCCGACGCGGGTGCGGTCGTGATCTCGGGTCAGGACGTCACCCACGTCCGTCCGCAGGGCCGCAACATCGGCTTCGTGTTCCAGCACTACGCGGCGTTCAAGCACATGACGGTGCGGGACAACGTTGCCTTCGGTCTGACGATCCGAAAGAAGCCGAAGGCGCAGATCGACGCCCGCGTCGACGAACTGCTCGGCATCGTCGGTCTCGCCGGGTATCACGACCGGTACCCGAACCAGCTCTCCGGCGGTCAGCGCCAACGCATGGCGCTCGCCCGGGCGCTCGCGGTGGACCCGAAGGTCCTCCTGCTCGACGAGCCGTTCGGCGCCCTGGACGCGAAGGTCCGTGAGGAGCTCCGCGCGTGGCTGCGCCGCCTCCACGACGAGGTGCACGTCACCACCGTCCTGGTCACGCACGACCAGGAGGAGGCGATGGACGTCGCCGGGCACATCGTGGTGATGAACGCCGGCCGCATCGAGCAGGTCGGCACGCCCCGCGAGGTCTACGAGAACCCGCAGACCGAGTTCGTCCTGCGGTTCCTGGGGCCGGTGGCGACCCTGCGCGGCCGCCTCGTCCGCCCCCACGACCTCGTTCTGTCGCGGCACGCGTCGGCGGGTTCGGTCGCGGGCAAGGTCAACCGCGTCACGCATCTGGGGTTCGAGGTGCGGGTCGAGGTGCGCACCCACGACGAGGAGATCGTCACCGCGCAGCTGACCCGCGGCGAGGCCTGGCACCTCGGGATCGAGGCGGGGGACGAGGTGCACATCACCGCCGAGACGGCCCCGCGGCGCCCCGGCACGGGCGCGCACGACCCGATCGCGGTCGTCTGAGAGTGCTCCGCGGGTCGTAGGGTCGAGACCATGACGGAACCCTTCGGTCAGCGGCTCTGGAACGCGGTCGCCTCGCACGGCCCGCTGTGCGTCGGGATCGACCCCCACGCCTCGCTCCTGGCGGCCTGGGGGCTCCCGGACGACGCCGGCGGGGCGGAGCGGTTCGGCCGCACCGTGGTCGAGGCGCTGGCCGGGCGCGTAGCCGTCGTGAAGCCGCAGTCGGCGTTCTTCGAGCGGTTCGGCGCGGCCGGGGTGTCGGCGCTGGAGCGCACGGTCGCGGACGCGCGGGCGGCCGGTCTGCTGGTCCTGCTCGACGTCAAGCGCGGCGACATCGGGACGACCGCCGCCGCCTACGCGCAGGCCTACCTGGACCCCGCCAGTCCGCTCTGCGCGGACGCCCTGACCGTCTCGCCCTACCTGGGCTTCGGCTCGCTGCAGCCCTTCCTCGACGCCGCGGCGGCCCACGGCGGCGGCGTCTTCGTGCTCGCCCTGACCTCCAACCCGGAGGGGCCGCAGGTGCAGCACGCGCGTACCGCCGAGGGACGCACCGTGGCGGGGAGCATGCTCTCCGCAGTCGCGGCCGCGAACGCGGGGCAGGCTCCGCAGGGTTCGATCGGCGTCGTCGTCGGCGCCACGATCGGTGACACGGCAGAGGACCTGGCGATCAACGGTCCGCTCCTCGTGCCCGGCCTGGGTGCGCAGGGTGGCGGCGCGGACGACCTGCGCCGGCTCTTCGGTCCCGTCGCCCCGCACGTCCTGCCGAGCGTCTCCCGGGAGATCCTCGGGGCGGGCCCGGATCCGGCGGCGCTGGCGGATGCCGCCGCCCGGGCCGGTGACCTGTACGCAGCCGTTTTGCGGTAGCGTCGCCGCTGGTGGCACGGCGGATGCCATCACGAAGTCGAGTCCGAACGAGTAAGTCGAGGTGACCCTGCCGTGGCCCTTCCCCCGCTGACTCCCGAGCAGCGTGCCGCAGCACTTGAGAAGGCCGCCATTGCCCGGCGGGAGCGCGCCGAGGTGAAGAACCGCCTCAAGCACTCCGGGGCCTCCCTCGCGCAGGTGATCAAGGAGGGGCAGGAGAACGAGATTATCGGCAAGATGAAGGTCTCGGCCCTGCTCGAATCCATGCCGGGTGTCGGCAAGGTGCGCGCGAAGCAGATCATGGAGCGCCTGGGCATCTCCGAGACGCGTCGCGTCCGCGGCCTCGGCACGAACCAGATCGCGGCGCTCGAGCGCGACTTCGGCTCGAGCTGAGCTTGTCCGCATCTGACGGGGCGTCGGTTCCGGCCCCCCGCCTGATCGTGCTCTCCGGGCCGTCAGGGGTGGGCAAGTCGACGCTCCTGGCGTACCTGCGCACGCACAACCCGGAGTGGTGGCTGTCGGTCTCCGCGACGACTCGCTTCCCGCGCCCGGGAGAGCGGCACGGTGTCGAGTACTACTTCGTCAGCCGGGCCGACTTCGAGGCGATGGCTGCCGCCGGCGACCTGCTGGAGTGGGCCGAGTTCGCGGGCAATCTCTACGGCACACCGCGGCTGCCGGTCGAGGACCGGCTGGCCTCCGGCCAGTCCGTCCTGCTGGAGCTGGAGCTGGAGGGTGCCCGGCAGGTCCGGCAGGCGATGCCGGAGGCGCTGCTGGTCTTCCTCAAGCCGCCGAGCTGGGACGAGCTGGTCCGCCGGCTCACCCACCGCGGCACCGAGCCGCAGGACGTCATCGACGCCCGCCTGGCCCGTGCGCGGGAGGAACTCGCGGCCGAGTCCGAGTTCGACGTGTCGCTGGTCAACACGTCGGTCGAGGACGTGGCCGCCGAACTGGTAGCCTTGACCCGGGCGCCGAGTCCACGACCCGCCCCCTGACCTGCACCGATGCGGGTCGCGAATCGCTCCAGACCCCTGCTGAAAGGCACCACGTGTCCGCTTCCGCCACCGGCGAGGGCATCACCAACCCGCCGATCGACGAGCTGCTCGAGGCCACCGACTCCAAATACAGCCTGGTGTCCTACGCCGCCAAGCGGGCCCGGCAGATCAACGCGTACTACTCGCAGCTCGGCGAGGGCCTGCTCGAGTACGTCGGGCCGCTGGTCGAGACCCACGTCCACGAGAAGCCGCTCTCGATCGCGATGCGCGAGATCAACGCCGGCCTGCTCACGTCCGAGCCGCTCGAGCCCGCCCCGACCGCGGTCTGACCGCGGTCGAACGTACCCGCCGGCCATGCCCGACGCGCAGGGTCGTCCCCGGGTCGTCCTCGGGGTCACCGGCGGCATCGCCGCGTACAAGGCCTGCGAGCTGCTACGCCGCCTCACCGAGGGCGGCGCGTCGGTGCGCGTCGTGCCGACCGAGTCGGCCCTGAAGTTCGTCGGCGCCGCCACCTGGGCGGCCCTGTCCGG of the Sporichthya polymorpha DSM 43042 genome contains:
- the pyrF gene encoding orotidine-5'-phosphate decarboxylase, with the protein product MTEPFGQRLWNAVASHGPLCVGIDPHASLLAAWGLPDDAGGAERFGRTVVEALAGRVAVVKPQSAFFERFGAAGVSALERTVADARAAGLLVLLDVKRGDIGTTAAAYAQAYLDPASPLCADALTVSPYLGFGSLQPFLDAAAAHGGGVFVLALTSNPEGPQVQHARTAEGRTVAGSMLSAVAAANAGQAPQGSIGVVVGATIGDTAEDLAINGPLLVPGLGAQGGGADDLRRLFGPVAPHVLPSVSREILGAGPDPAALADAAARAGDLYAAVLR
- the gmk gene encoding guanylate kinase, giving the protein MSASDGASVPAPRLIVLSGPSGVGKSTLLAYLRTHNPEWWLSVSATTRFPRPGERHGVEYYFVSRADFEAMAAAGDLLEWAEFAGNLYGTPRLPVEDRLASGQSVLLELELEGARQVRQAMPEALLVFLKPPSWDELVRRLTHRGTEPQDVIDARLARAREELAAESEFDVSLVNTSVEDVAAELVALTRAPSPRPAP
- the mihF gene encoding integration host factor, actinobacterial type, whose translation is MALPPLTPEQRAAALEKAAIARRERAEVKNRLKHSGASLAQVIKEGQENEIIGKMKVSALLESMPGVGKVRAKQIMERLGISETRRVRGLGTNQIAALERDFGSS
- the rpoZ gene encoding DNA-directed RNA polymerase subunit omega: MSASATGEGITNPPIDELLEATDSKYSLVSYAAKRARQINAYYSQLGEGLLEYVGPLVETHVHEKPLSIAMREINAGLLTSEPLEPAPTAV
- a CDS encoding sulfate/molybdate ABC transporter ATP-binding protein, with translation MITVSNVTKFYSDFKALDDVSLVVPDGSLTALLGPSGSGKTSLLRVIAGLEEPDAGAVVISGQDVTHVRPQGRNIGFVFQHYAAFKHMTVRDNVAFGLTIRKKPKAQIDARVDELLGIVGLAGYHDRYPNQLSGGQRQRMALARALAVDPKVLLLDEPFGALDAKVREELRAWLRRLHDEVHVTTVLVTHDQEEAMDVAGHIVVMNAGRIEQVGTPREVYENPQTEFVLRFLGPVATLRGRLVRPHDLVLSRHASAGSVAGKVNRVTHLGFEVRVEVRTHDEEIVTAQLTRGEAWHLGIEAGDEVHITAETAPRRPGTGAHDPIAVV
- the cysW gene encoding sulfate ABC transporter permease subunit CysW — protein: MQTRTSTKLTLRLLALGYLGILLAVPLGMIFWRTFENGFGPFWDSVTTPACQSAIQLSLLIVAIVVPINVVFGVITALALARGKFPGRGIVQAIVDLPFAVSPVVVGVSLILLWGVNGWFGALAENGFRIIFSLPGMILATIFVTLPFVVREVEPVLHEIGDEQEQAAATLGASRWQTFWRITLPAIRWGLVYGVVLTVARSLGEFGALTVVAGGVPGESQTLTLLVHARYTDDRNTFGAYSAATVLMGLALLTLLLMTLVNRRRTKQ